Proteins co-encoded in one Juglans regia cultivar Chandler chromosome 16, Walnut 2.0, whole genome shotgun sequence genomic window:
- the LOC109019917 gene encoding uncharacterized protein LOC109019917 — MDKSWMNLTDRLRSPAYADGANTFLTPAQNHSQGSNRIRCPCRSCCNNLFLPILIVETHLFIKGINPNYTQWVFHGEEETRSFNDDGDDSVTDYAHEYIDDMDHMLDDIRASTFVDVRQDHGNPSPTRGSIPDPSPSSSFDHLLEDARRPLFAGCTKFSKLSFIVKLLHIKTLGGWSIKSFDMLLNLLRSAFPDAELPHSYEESKSLERGLGFNYHKIHACPNDCILFWKENVNLNECPNCKASRWVPNTHKACLIPQKVLRHFPLKPRLQRLFVSAKIAGDMRWHKEQRPTDEASLRHPADSESWKRFDEEHSWFAHDTRNVRLGMSSDGFNPFSNLSKPYSIWPVILVPYNLPPWLCMKDQFMITSLIIPGPKSPGNDIDVYLQPLVDELLEFWEHGVPTYDASTKETFMLHAALMWTINDFPAYGNLSGWSTKGKLACPSCNVGTDSMWLKYGRKHCYMGHRRFLPPDHMWRMRKHLFNGRENQRMPPRILEGADVVAQLQMIGNVQFGKSGRKRKRTAEELNWTKYSILFKLPYWATLRLRHNLDVMHIEKNICDNILCTLMNIPGKTKDNINSRRDLELFQFRKELHLKVQGERVTMPPAQYTLHGHERNKFCEWLADVKFSDGFASNISHCVSVRDCKIKGLKSHDCHVFLQRLLPIAVGGYLRTDIALALTELSTFFKELCARTLDVNRLLQLQIDIVTILCKLEMIFPPSFFDVMVHLAVHLPREAKLGGPVQYRWMYPFKRYLGKFKRYVKNKARPEGSIAEAYIHIECLTFCSMYLKDIETKFTRMDRNIDGGEAENIDGFKIFNQKVRVMGVASNLKLSKR, encoded by the coding sequence atggacaaaagctggatgaaCTTGACCGATAGACTTCGTTCGCCTGCATACGCCGATGGGGCTAACACTTTCCTCACCCCTGCACAAAACCATTCTCAGGGCAGTAATCGCATTCGGTGTCCATGTCGTTCATGCTGTAATAATCTCTTCTTGCCTATACTAATTGTGGAGACTCACTTGTTCATTAAAGGGATCAATCCAAATTATACTCAGTGggtatttcatggggaggaggaaacacGAAGTTTCAATGACGATGGTGACGATAGTGTTACTGATTACGCCCACGAGtacattgatgacatggaccatatgttagatgacatccgGGCAAGCACATTCGTCGATGTTCGCCAAGATCATGGTAATCCATCGCCAACTCGTGGATCAATACCAGATCCCTCCCCAAGTTCATCTTTCGACCATCTACTAGAGGATGCCCGACGTCCACTTTTTGCTGGttgtacaaaattctcaaaactgtcatttattgtgaagttgttacacattaAGACACTCGGTGGTTGGTCAATAAAGTCGTTTGATATGCTACTGAACCTGTTGCGGTCTGCCTTTCCTGATGCTGAATTGCCACATTCATATGAGGAGTCAAAGTCATTGGAGCGGGGTTTGGGATTCAATTACCACAAGATTCATGCATGCCCTAATGACTGCAtcttgttttggaaggagaatGTTAATCTTAATGAATGTCCTAACTGTAAGGCTTCAAGGTGGGTGCCTAATACACACAAGGCATGCCTTATCCCGCAAAAAGTGTTGcggcattttcctttgaagccaagGTTGCAACGTCTCTTCGTGTCTGCAAAGATAGCAggtgatatgagatggcataaagagcAACGGCCTACTGATGAGGCTAGCCTGAGACATCCTGCAGATTCAGAGTCCTGGAAGAgatttgatgaagaacatagTTGGTTCGCTCATGATACTCGCAATGTAAGGCTTGGGATGTCAAGTGATGGTTTCAATCCGTTCAGCAATCTGTCTAAAccgtatagcatttggccagtaaTCCTTGTTCCGTATAACTTGCCTCCGTGGTtgtgcatgaaagaccaattcaTGATAACATCCCTCATTATTCCTGGGCCAAAATCTCCAGGTAATGACATCGATGTTTACTTGCAACCGTTAGTCgatgaactgcttgaattttgggaacATGGGGTACCTACGTATGATGCCTCCACAAAGGAAACTTTCATGTTGCATGCTGCTTTAATGTGGACAATCAACGACTTCCCAGCCTATGGGAATCTTTCTGGCTggtcaacaaaaggaaaattagcATGTCCATCCTGTAATGTGGGCACAGATTCCATGTGGTTGAAATATGGccgaaaacattgttatatgggaCATCGTCGTTTTTTGCCGCCAGATCACATGTGGAGAATGAGAAAACATTTGTTCAATGGTCGAGAAAATCAACGCATGCCACCAAGGATTTTAGAAGGAGCTGATGTGGTGGCTCAACTACAGATGATTGGGAATGTGCAATTTGGTAAATCTGGTCGAAAGAGAAAACGCACTGCTGAAGAGTTGAACTGGACAAAGTATAGCATTCTCTTCAAGCTACCGTATTGGGCAACCCTGCGTCTTCGGCATAATCtagatgtcatgcatattgagaaaaatatttgtgataacaTCTTGTGCACATTAATGAACATTCCTGGGAAAACCAAGGATAATATCAATTCTCGACGTGACTTGGAGCTTTTTCAGTttagaaaagaattacatttgAAGGTCCAAGGTGAACGTGTTACAATGCCACCTGCACAGTACACATTACACGGTCatgaaaggaataaattctGTGAATGGCTGGCCGATGTGAAATTTTCAGATGGATTTGCTTCCAATATATCGCATTGTGTTTCTGTACGTGATTGCAAAATCAaaggattgaaaagtcatgactgtcatgtTTTTCTCCAAAGATTACTTCCTATTGCTGTTGGTGGGTACTTACGCACTGATATTGCATTGGCCTTGACTGAATTGAGCACTTTCTTTAAAGAGTTGTGCGCCCGAACCCTGGATGTTAACCGCCTATTGCAACTCCAAATTGATATTGTTACAATTCTATgcaaattggagatgatattccccCCATCTTTTTTCGATGtcatggtccacctagctgtccactTACCCCGTGAGGCCAAacttgggggtccagtacaGTACAGATGGATGTATCCATTTAAGAGGTATCTCGGCAAGTTCAagcggtatgttaagaataaagctcGCCCAGAAGGCTCAATAGCCGAAGCCTATATTCACATCGAATGCCTGACTTTTTGCTCAATGTATCTCAAAGATATTGAGACGAAGTTTACTCGAATGGACCGCAACATTGATGGTGGAGAAGCGGAGAATATAGATGGATTCAAGATTTTCAACCAGAAAGTTCGTGTCATGGGTGTGGCTTCCAACTTGAAATTATCGAAGCGATGA